A genome region from Pseudomonas sp. N3-W includes the following:
- the imuA gene encoding translesion DNA synthesis-associated protein ImuA, protein MGAVVALDTLFNGGQVWKGRPAPPAVSPQPTGHAALDAALPCGGWPEAALSEILLAGQGIGELQLVWPTLARLSAAGERIVLVAPPYIPYPQAWQDAGVDLRQLSIIQASERDALWAAEQCLRSGSCGAVLCWPHKADDRALRRLQVAAETGQTLAFAYRSIHEAVNPSPAALRIAIDARPAQLRVLKCRGGLARSAPIAFAMGH, encoded by the coding sequence ATGGGCGCCGTCGTTGCGCTGGACACGCTGTTCAATGGCGGCCAGGTCTGGAAGGGCCGGCCTGCGCCACCGGCAGTCAGCCCGCAACCCACCGGGCACGCGGCACTGGATGCGGCATTGCCCTGCGGTGGCTGGCCGGAGGCGGCGTTGAGCGAAATACTGCTGGCCGGGCAGGGCATTGGCGAGTTGCAGCTGGTGTGGCCGACGCTGGCGCGCTTGTCGGCGGCGGGTGAGCGCATCGTGCTGGTGGCGCCCCCCTATATCCCGTATCCCCAGGCCTGGCAGGACGCCGGGGTCGATCTGCGACAGCTGTCGATCATCCAGGCCAGTGAACGCGATGCCTTGTGGGCGGCAGAACAATGCCTGCGCTCAGGCAGTTGTGGCGCCGTACTGTGCTGGCCGCACAAGGCCGATGACCGGGCGTTGCGACGCTTGCAGGTGGCGGCGGAAACCGGCCAGACCCTGGCTTTTGCCTATCGCTCGATCCATGAAGCCGTCAATCCGTCACCAGCGGCCCTGCGCATTGCCATCGATGCGCGGCCCGCGCAGTTGCGGGTACTCAAATGCCGGGGCGGGTTGGCCCGCTCGGCGCCGATTGCCTTTGCCATGGGGCATTGA
- a CDS encoding DNA polymerase Y family protein: MRWVCIVFPQLALDAVLRQRANPDEPLALLTGPAQRRVLQAVNGSARALGLRPGQSMTAAQALSKGFATANYDAAEIEQWQQFLAAWAYRFSAQVSVHYPRAVVFEIESSLGLFGPWPQFEVRLRAELTALGFRHRIVAAPNPVAARVLANVYDGLVVPDAQALQHHLGQLPIDRLALEPAVATALSRMGLRTLSQVQALPRHTLARRFEAQVLKHLDTLLGERPLALAFYLPPDRFDVRIELNFDVQSHQALLFPLRRLTGDLSAFLCGRDSGVQRFDLLLEHAGLPDTLIKVGLLGAERDAAMLFELARGRLEQVQVEAPVRGFRLRAEDLPAFVPQCQELFDDRPQQSMPWEQLRERLRARLGDEAVQGLRFQADHRPECAWQPRADSQVCAGVPGVKRPGWLLTEPQAVHEGSARILMGPERIESGWWDGDDVRRDYYLIQTRAGQQGWAYRTVGEDGPLWLQGWFA, encoded by the coding sequence ATGCGTTGGGTCTGTATTGTTTTCCCGCAATTGGCGCTGGACGCCGTGCTGCGCCAGCGCGCCAATCCCGATGAGCCGCTGGCGCTGCTGACCGGCCCGGCCCAGCGTCGTGTGTTGCAGGCCGTCAACGGCTCGGCGCGGGCGCTGGGCCTGCGTCCCGGTCAGTCAATGACCGCCGCCCAGGCGCTGAGCAAAGGCTTTGCCACCGCCAACTACGACGCCGCCGAGATTGAACAGTGGCAGCAATTTCTCGCCGCCTGGGCCTATCGCTTCAGTGCGCAGGTCAGCGTGCATTACCCCCGTGCCGTGGTGTTTGAAATCGAATCGAGCCTGGGGCTGTTCGGTCCGTGGCCACAGTTCGAGGTCCGGTTGCGCGCCGAACTCACGGCGCTGGGCTTTCGTCACCGCATCGTCGCCGCGCCCAACCCGGTGGCGGCCAGGGTGTTGGCCAATGTCTATGACGGGCTGGTGGTGCCGGACGCTCAGGCCTTGCAGCATCATCTCGGTCAACTGCCCATCGACCGTCTGGCTCTGGAGCCTGCGGTGGCCACGGCCCTGTCGCGCATGGGCCTGCGTACCTTGAGTCAAGTGCAGGCCTTGCCCCGGCACACGCTGGCCCGGCGCTTCGAAGCCCAGGTACTCAAGCATCTGGACACCCTGCTGGGCGAGCGCCCTCTGGCCCTGGCGTTCTACTTGCCGCCGGACCGTTTCGATGTGCGCATCGAACTCAATTTCGATGTGCAATCCCATCAGGCCCTGTTGTTTCCCCTGAGGCGGTTGACCGGCGATCTGTCGGCGTTCCTCTGCGGCCGGGACAGCGGCGTGCAGCGTTTCGATCTGCTCCTTGAACATGCCGGGTTGCCGGACACCCTGATCAAGGTCGGTCTGTTGGGGGCCGAGCGCGACGCGGCGATGCTGTTCGAACTGGCCCGAGGGCGTCTGGAGCAGGTGCAGGTCGAGGCCCCCGTGCGTGGCTTTCGCCTGCGGGCCGAAGACTTGCCGGCCTTTGTACCCCAGTGTCAGGAACTGTTCGACGACCGCCCGCAGCAATCCATGCCCTGGGAGCAACTGCGCGAACGCCTGCGGGCACGGCTGGGGGATGAGGCGGTGCAGGGCTTGCGGTTCCAGGCCGATCATCGGCCCGAATGCGCCTGGCAGCCCCGTGCCGACAGCCAGGTTTGCGCCGGGGTGCCGGGGGTAAAACGGCCTGGCTGGCTGCTCACCGAACCGCAGGCCGTACACGAAGGCTCGGCGCGGATTCTCATGGGCCCGGAGCGTATCGAATCCGGTTGGTGGGACGGCGACGATGTGCGCCGCGACTACTACCTGATCCAGACCCGCGCCGGCCAGCAGGGCTGGGCCTATCGAACCGTGGGCGAGGACGGCCCCCTGTGGCTGCAAGGCTGGTTTGCATGA
- the lexA gene encoding transcriptional repressor LexA: protein MYSMTTLTPRRTAILTFIRDRIAEHGQSPSLAEISEAFGFASRSVARKHVLALTEAGFIEVNAHQARGIRLLGQPARPELLDIPVLGRVAAGAPIGADAEVHSRLFLDPAMFSRPPDYLLRVQGDSMIDDGILDGDLVAVHRTPDALNGQIVVARLDGEVTIKRFERVGGRVRLLPRNPAYQAINVEADQDLAIEGLFCGLVRRG from the coding sequence ATGTACTCCATGACCACTCTGACTCCCCGCCGTACTGCCATCCTGACCTTTATCCGTGATCGAATCGCGGAGCACGGTCAGTCCCCGAGCCTCGCTGAAATCAGCGAGGCTTTTGGTTTTGCCTCCCGCAGCGTGGCGCGCAAGCATGTGCTGGCGTTGACCGAAGCCGGCTTTATCGAGGTCAACGCGCATCAGGCGCGGGGCATTCGCCTGCTCGGGCAACCGGCGCGCCCCGAGTTACTGGACATTCCGGTACTCGGTCGAGTGGCGGCGGGTGCGCCGATCGGTGCCGATGCCGAGGTCCACAGCCGCCTGTTTCTCGACCCGGCGATGTTCTCCCGTCCCCCGGATTACCTGCTGCGGGTCCAGGGCGATTCGATGATCGACGACGGCATTCTCGACGGCGATCTGGTGGCGGTGCACCGTACTCCGGACGCGCTCAATGGCCAGATCGTGGTGGCACGCCTGGATGGCGAAGTCACCATCAAACGCTTCGAGCGGGTCGGCGGCCGCGTTCGGCTGTTGCCGCGCAACCCGGCGTACCAGGCGATCAACGTCGAGGCCGATCAGGACCTGGCCATCGAAGGGCTGTTCTGCGGTCTGGTGAGGCGCGGGTGA
- a CDS encoding LysR family transcriptional regulator, producing MDKLGALKMFVVTAQLGSFSRAAEQLGKTPSALTKAVNHLEAELGARLFERSTRRILLTESGRLYLDTARQVLQRLEEAGEEIEQLQHGLRGSLKITAPLAYGRAFLDEVCGGFVQQYPQIDLHVDLCDAFVNLLESGYDLALREGHDDLPGLIARVVGSNRLALCASPAYLARKGLVTPQTLDEHEWLLYRHPLLSREFWWAERDGQRLSLPQPRSPRLRSDNYDLLLANALAGRGLLHTPLWSAAPYIADGQLVRVMADYDIDPDSFGAHILAVYPSHRRATAKVLAFIDYISAFLAARGLS from the coding sequence ATGGACAAGCTGGGCGCACTGAAAATGTTTGTGGTCACGGCGCAACTCGGCAGTTTCAGCCGCGCCGCCGAGCAACTGGGCAAGACGCCGTCGGCGCTGACCAAAGCGGTCAATCACCTGGAAGCCGAACTCGGCGCCCGGCTGTTCGAGCGCAGCACCCGGCGCATTCTGCTGACAGAATCCGGGCGGCTTTATCTGGACACCGCTCGTCAGGTGTTGCAGCGCCTGGAGGAGGCCGGCGAGGAGATCGAGCAGTTGCAACACGGGCTGCGCGGCAGCTTGAAAATCACCGCCCCGCTGGCCTATGGGCGCGCGTTCCTTGACGAAGTCTGTGGCGGTTTTGTGCAGCAATACCCGCAGATCGATCTGCACGTGGACCTGTGCGACGCATTCGTCAATTTGCTGGAAAGTGGCTACGACCTGGCCCTGCGCGAAGGCCATGACGACCTGCCGGGGCTGATTGCCCGCGTGGTGGGCAGCAACCGTCTGGCGTTGTGTGCCAGCCCCGCCTATCTGGCCCGCAAGGGGCTGGTCACGCCGCAAACCCTCGATGAACATGAGTGGCTGCTGTATCGCCACCCCTTGCTCAGCCGCGAGTTCTGGTGGGCCGAGCGCGATGGCCAGCGCCTGAGCCTGCCGCAACCCCGATCGCCACGCCTGCGCAGCGACAATTATGATTTGCTGCTGGCCAATGCCCTGGCCGGGCGCGGGTTGCTGCACACACCGCTGTGGAGTGCTGCGCCCTACATTGCCGACGGGCAGCTGGTGCGGGTGATGGCGGACTACGACATCGACCCGGACAGCTTTGGCGCGCACATCCTGGCGGTGTACCCGAGCCATCGACGGGCGACCGCCAAGGTGTTGGCCTTTATCGACTACATCAGTGCATTTCTGGCGGCCCGAGGCTTGAGCTGA
- a CDS encoding amidohydrolase, with protein MKRFIPNLLVAAVSFASMEAMATTDLVLLNGKIFTADRRQPQVQALAVQDGKVLQVGSDTQIRALIEPGTQVVDLGSQTLMPGLIDSHSHAIFGGLEMVAANMEDEVVSLDELEKRLRGWRDDGKARHGDVLSVAGMSSAYWAQAEAFGKIFNSGEWATVQVVFTGSDHHTAWANNVMLERAGINAALLKNLPGAERDTIGTLADGRPNGFLVDAGWDRVASNMPVPSPADMLKAAQTAVRYNNSLGITAWMDPAANAAPGEPVFALKPTENTVGVLPVYKALSQTGGMSAHVAALLVANPKSIPADLDTLDKVRRQFQGIPNLTLPGIKIFADGVIEYPAQSAAMIDPYNNSHKQGELLIDPQHFGELVSAIDQRGWLVHIHAIGDRAVRESLNGIAQARKDRQSGVTHSITHLQMVNPKEFARFKPLNVIASMQLLWATADDYTTGMIKPYVSALAFRYQYPAHSLLKQGATIAGASDWPVSSPNPFNAMAQAITRIGPLGVLNADERIDRETMFYAYTVNAARTIGLEQQIGSLSAGKQADFIVLDRDVFSVDDKALHDTQVLQTWFAGRQVYNRL; from the coding sequence ATGAAAAGATTCATCCCGAATCTGTTGGTCGCCGCCGTCAGTTTTGCCTCAATGGAAGCCATGGCCACCACTGACCTGGTGTTGCTCAATGGCAAGATTTTCACCGCCGACCGCCGCCAGCCTCAGGTCCAGGCCCTGGCGGTGCAGGACGGCAAAGTGCTGCAAGTGGGCAGCGACACACAGATCAGGGCCTTGATCGAACCCGGCACCCAAGTGGTCGACCTCGGCAGCCAGACCCTGATGCCGGGCCTGATCGACAGTCATTCCCACGCGATCTTCGGCGGCCTGGAAATGGTCGCGGCCAATATGGAAGACGAGGTAGTCAGCCTCGATGAACTGGAAAAACGCCTGCGCGGCTGGCGTGACGACGGCAAGGCCCGGCATGGCGATGTGTTGAGCGTGGCCGGCATGAGTTCGGCTTATTGGGCGCAGGCCGAGGCCTTTGGCAAGATCTTCAACAGTGGCGAATGGGCCACCGTGCAGGTGGTCTTCACCGGCAGCGACCACCACACCGCGTGGGCCAACAACGTGATGCTGGAGCGCGCCGGCATAAACGCCGCCCTGCTGAAAAACCTGCCGGGCGCCGAGCGCGACACCATCGGCACACTCGCCGACGGTCGTCCCAACGGCTTTCTGGTGGACGCTGGTTGGGACCGGGTCGCCTCGAACATGCCGGTGCCGAGCCCCGCCGACATGTTGAAGGCTGCGCAAACCGCCGTGCGCTACAACAACAGCCTCGGCATCACCGCCTGGATGGACCCGGCCGCCAACGCCGCGCCGGGCGAGCCGGTGTTCGCCCTCAAGCCCACGGAGAACACCGTCGGCGTATTGCCCGTTTACAAAGCCCTGTCGCAAACCGGTGGCATGAGCGCCCACGTCGCCGCCCTGCTGGTGGCCAACCCGAAAAGCATTCCGGCCGATCTCGACACCCTGGACAAGGTCCGTCGGCAATTTCAGGGCATCCCCAACCTGACCCTGCCCGGCATCAAGATCTTCGCCGACGGCGTGATCGAATACCCGGCCCAGAGCGCGGCGATGATCGATCCGTACAACAACTCGCACAAACAAGGTGAGTTGCTGATTGATCCGCAGCATTTCGGCGAACTGGTCAGCGCCATTGACCAACGCGGCTGGCTGGTGCACATCCACGCCATCGGCGACCGGGCGGTGCGTGAATCCCTGAACGGCATCGCGCAGGCGCGCAAAGACCGGCAGAGCGGTGTGACGCACTCCATCACCCACCTGCAAATGGTCAACCCGAAGGAGTTTGCCCGGTTCAAGCCGCTGAACGTCATCGCTTCGATGCAGTTGCTGTGGGCCACCGCCGATGACTACACCACGGGCATGATCAAGCCCTATGTCAGCGCCCTGGCGTTCCGTTATCAGTACCCGGCGCACTCGCTGCTCAAACAGGGCGCGACCATTGCCGGCGCCAGCGACTGGCCGGTGTCTTCGCCAAACCCATTCAATGCCATGGCCCAGGCGATCACCCGAATCGGCCCGCTGGGCGTACTCAACGCCGATGAACGCATCGACCGCGAAACGATGTTCTACGCCTACACCGTCAACGCCGCCCGCACCATCGGCCTGGAGCAGCAGATCGGCTCGTTGAGTGCCGGGAAACAGGCCGACTTCATCGTGCTGGATCGCGATGTTTTCAGCGTTGACGACAAAGCCCTGCACGACACTCAGGTGCTGCAGACGTGGTTTGCCGGGCGTCAGGTCTACAATCGCCTGTAA
- a CDS encoding error-prone DNA polymerase: MAARLVCMSVDYAELHCLSNFSFQRGASSALELFQRAKKQGYQALAITDECTLAGIVRAWQAAKAVELPLIIGSEIRLENGPKVVLLVENLEGYQALCRLITRARRRTHKGQYQVLREDFSEPLPGLLALWIPDTVEAVEQGRWLKQVFAERLWLAVQLHRGQDDTRRLAALLTLAGELQIPAVASGDVHMHARGRRALQDTMTAIRHHLPVAEAGMRLHPNGERHLRSLEALGECYPPALLAETLTIARRCTFDLKQLRYEYPRELVPEGHTGTSWLRHLTEEGIQWRWKAPTAEVLKQIDKELELIAELGYESYFLTVHDIVRFARDQKILCQGRGSAANSVVCFALGITEIDPDRSTMLFERFLSRERNEPPDIDVDFEHERREEVLQYVFRRYGRTRAALTAVVSTYHAAGAVRDVAKALGLPPDQINALADCCGHWSDQTPPVERLREGGFDPDSPVLRRVLSLTGQLIGFPRHLSQHPGGFVISEQPLDTLVPVENAAMAERTIIQWDKDDLDAVGLLKVDILALGMLSAIRRCFDLLHRHRGLELSLATIPSEDAPTYDMISRADTIGVFQIESRAQMSMLPRLKPRRFYDLVIEVAIVRPGPIQGGMVHPYLRRRNGDEKVVYPSQELEVVLERTLGVPLFQEQVMQIAIVAAGYSPGEADQLRRSMAAWKRHGGLEPHRQRLADGMKERRYTPEFAAQIFEQIKGFGSYGFPESHAASFALLTYASCWLKCHEPAAFACALINSWPMGFYSPDQILQDARRHHLQIRPVDVRASDWDCSLEPITGAQPAIRMGLRMIKGFREEDARRIESARARGTFIDIADLGERAQLDARAQEQLADAGALRGLAGDRHRARWEVAGVQKQLGLFAGLPRQEEPQVHLPKPTVGENLQADYATVGTTLGPHPLALLRAELQTRRCRSSRELLDLEHGRPVSVAGLVTGRQRPGTASGVTFVTLEDEFGNVNVVVWRDLAERQRQVLVGAQLLKVDGRWEREGEVRHLIAGRLSDLSPLLNGISVQSRDFR; this comes from the coding sequence GTGGCTGCAAGGCTGGTTTGCATGAGCGTCGACTATGCCGAGCTGCACTGCCTGTCGAACTTCAGCTTCCAGCGCGGTGCCTCCAGTGCCCTGGAGCTGTTTCAGCGGGCCAAAAAACAAGGCTATCAAGCCTTGGCCATTACCGATGAATGCACCCTGGCCGGCATCGTCCGCGCCTGGCAGGCGGCCAAGGCGGTTGAGCTGCCGCTGATCATCGGCAGTGAAATACGCCTCGAAAACGGCCCCAAAGTGGTGCTGCTGGTGGAGAACCTTGAGGGTTATCAGGCGCTGTGTCGATTGATCACCCGGGCGCGGCGCCGAACGCACAAAGGCCAGTACCAGGTGCTGCGCGAAGACTTCAGCGAACCGTTGCCGGGGTTGTTGGCGTTGTGGATACCGGACACCGTCGAGGCGGTTGAACAGGGGCGCTGGCTCAAGCAGGTTTTTGCCGAACGCCTGTGGCTGGCCGTGCAGTTGCATCGCGGGCAGGATGACACTCGGCGGCTGGCCGCGCTGCTGACCCTGGCCGGGGAACTGCAAATCCCGGCGGTGGCCAGCGGCGATGTGCACATGCACGCCCGCGGCCGACGTGCCTTGCAGGACACCATGACCGCGATCCGCCATCACCTGCCGGTGGCCGAGGCCGGGATGCGCCTGCACCCCAACGGCGAGCGGCACCTGCGCAGCCTTGAAGCGTTGGGCGAGTGCTATCCGCCGGCCTTGCTGGCCGAAACCCTGACCATCGCCCGGCGTTGCACCTTCGACCTGAAGCAGTTGCGTTATGAGTATCCCCGCGAGTTGGTGCCCGAAGGCCATACGGGCACGTCCTGGCTGCGGCATTTGACTGAAGAGGGCATCCAGTGGCGCTGGAAAGCACCGACAGCCGAAGTATTGAAGCAGATCGACAAAGAGCTGGAGCTGATCGCCGAACTGGGCTACGAGAGTTATTTCCTGACGGTCCACGACATCGTGCGCTTCGCTCGTGATCAGAAAATCCTCTGTCAGGGGCGGGGCTCGGCCGCCAACTCGGTGGTGTGTTTTGCCCTGGGCATCACGGAAATCGACCCGGACCGAAGCACGATGTTGTTCGAACGCTTTCTGTCCAGGGAGCGCAACGAGCCGCCGGACATTGACGTCGATTTCGAGCATGAGCGCCGCGAAGAAGTCCTTCAATACGTGTTCCGGCGTTACGGCCGCACCCGCGCCGCACTGACCGCTGTGGTCAGCACCTACCACGCCGCGGGCGCGGTACGCGACGTGGCCAAGGCGCTCGGATTGCCGCCGGACCAGATCAATGCCCTGGCCGATTGCTGTGGTCATTGGAGCGACCAGACGCCACCCGTGGAGCGCCTGCGTGAAGGCGGTTTCGATCCCGACAGCCCGGTGTTGCGCCGGGTACTGAGCCTGACCGGGCAGCTGATCGGCTTCCCTCGGCACCTGTCGCAGCACCCCGGTGGTTTCGTGATTTCCGAGCAGCCGCTGGACACCCTGGTGCCAGTGGAAAACGCAGCCATGGCCGAGCGCACGATCATTCAGTGGGACAAGGACGACCTCGATGCGGTGGGCTTGCTCAAGGTCGATATCCTGGCGCTGGGCATGCTCAGTGCCATTCGCCGTTGTTTTGATTTGCTGCACAGGCATCGCGGACTTGAGCTGAGCCTGGCGACGATACCGTCCGAAGACGCGCCCACCTACGACATGATCAGTCGGGCGGACACCATTGGCGTGTTCCAGATCGAGTCACGGGCGCAGATGTCGATGCTGCCCCGGCTCAAGCCCCGCAGGTTCTATGACCTGGTGATCGAGGTGGCAATCGTCCGGCCGGGGCCGATTCAGGGCGGGATGGTGCATCCGTATTTGCGTCGCCGAAACGGTGATGAAAAGGTGGTCTATCCGTCGCAGGAACTCGAAGTGGTTCTGGAACGGACGCTGGGCGTGCCGCTGTTCCAGGAGCAGGTCATGCAAATCGCCATCGTCGCCGCCGGCTACAGCCCCGGCGAGGCGGACCAGTTGCGCCGCTCCATGGCCGCCTGGAAGCGCCATGGCGGGCTTGAGCCGCATCGGCAGCGACTAGCCGACGGCATGAAAGAAAGACGCTACACCCCAGAGTTCGCCGCGCAGATTTTCGAGCAGATCAAGGGCTTTGGCAGCTACGGGTTTCCCGAGTCCCACGCCGCCAGTTTCGCCTTGCTGACCTATGCCAGTTGCTGGCTGAAATGCCACGAACCGGCTGCCTTCGCCTGTGCGCTGATCAACAGTTGGCCCATGGGTTTCTACAGCCCTGACCAGATTCTTCAGGATGCGCGCCGGCATCATTTACAGATCCGTCCGGTGGACGTGCGCGCCAGCGACTGGGATTGCAGCCTGGAACCGATCACCGGGGCACAGCCCGCGATTCGCATGGGCTTGCGCATGATCAAGGGTTTTCGCGAAGAGGATGCCCGGCGCATTGAGAGCGCACGGGCGCGGGGGACGTTTATCGACATTGCCGACCTCGGCGAGCGGGCACAGCTGGACGCCCGCGCCCAGGAACAACTCGCCGATGCCGGGGCCTTGCGCGGCCTGGCCGGTGACCGGCATCGGGCACGCTGGGAAGTGGCGGGGGTGCAGAAACAACTCGGCCTGTTTGCCGGTTTGCCGCGTCAGGAAGAGCCGCAAGTGCACCTGCCCAAACCCACGGTCGGCGAGAATTTGCAGGCTGATTACGCCACGGTGGGTACGACACTCGGGCCGCATCCATTGGCGTTGTTGCGCGCTGAACTGCAGACCCGGCGTTGCCGCAGTTCCAGGGAGTTGCTCGACCTTGAACATGGCCGCCCGGTCAGCGTTGCCGGGCTGGTTACCGGGCGCCAGCGGCCGGGGACTGCCAGCGGCGTGACGTTCGTGACCCTGGAGGATGAATTCGGCAACGTCAATGTGGTGGTCTGGCGCGACCTGGCTGAACGCCAGCGTCAGGTGCTCGTGGGGGCGCAATTGCTCAAGGTCGATGGGCGCTGGGAGAGGGAAGGCGAGGTGCGGCATTTGATTGCCGGACGCTTGAGTGATTTGAGTCCGTTGCTGAATGGCATCAGCGTGCAGAGCCGCGATTTTCGCTAA
- a CDS encoding Gfo/Idh/MocA family protein yields MNVVRWGMIGCGDVTERKSGPAFYKAPGSALVAVMGRRLEAVSDYAARHGIARFYTDVDALINDPEVDAVYIATPPDSHHAYALKVAAAGKHCCVEKPMSLNAGQSREMQQVFADVGLHLFVSYYRRSLPRFQQVRQWLADGRIGEVRHLSWTLTKTPSAGDVEGSDNWRTDPAIAGGGYFADLASHGLDLFQYLLGDITEVAGFTARQAGLYAAEDAVSATWRFASGALGTGCWNFVADRREDRVELIGSQGRITFSVFDAHPVQLDADEQLSLHIEHPEHIQWHHVLGMNAHIRGESRYPALAEEALKTDWVMDQILKR; encoded by the coding sequence ATGAACGTGGTGCGCTGGGGCATGATTGGTTGTGGCGATGTCACCGAACGCAAGAGCGGGCCGGCCTTCTACAAGGCGCCGGGCTCGGCACTGGTGGCGGTGATGGGGCGGCGTCTGGAGGCGGTGAGCGACTACGCCGCGCGCCACGGCATTGCCCGGTTCTACACCGATGTCGATGCACTGATCAACGACCCCGAGGTGGACGCGGTGTACATCGCCACGCCACCGGACAGTCACCACGCCTATGCCCTGAAAGTGGCCGCCGCCGGCAAACATTGCTGTGTCGAAAAACCGATGTCGCTGAATGCCGGGCAGAGCCGCGAGATGCAACAGGTGTTCGCCGACGTCGGGCTGCACCTGTTCGTGTCCTACTACCGACGCTCGTTGCCGCGCTTTCAGCAAGTGCGGCAATGGCTGGCGGACGGGCGCATCGGCGAGGTCCGGCACCTGAGCTGGACCCTGACCAAAACCCCGTCCGCAGGCGACGTCGAGGGCAGTGACAACTGGCGCACCGACCCGGCGATTGCCGGTGGCGGCTATTTCGCCGACCTCGCCAGCCATGGCCTGGATCTGTTCCAGTACCTGCTCGGCGACATCACCGAGGTGGCCGGTTTCACCGCACGCCAGGCCGGCTTGTATGCCGCCGAAGATGCCGTCAGCGCCACCTGGCGTTTCGCTTCGGGAGCCTTGGGCACGGGCTGCTGGAACTTCGTCGCGGACCGTCGCGAAGACCGCGTCGAGTTGATCGGCAGCCAGGGGCGGATCACTTTTTCAGTGTTCGACGCACACCCGGTGCAACTGGATGCCGACGAACAACTCAGCCTGCACATCGAGCATCCCGAGCACATCCAGTGGCACCACGTACTGGGCATGAATGCGCACATTCGTGGCGAGTCCCGGTATCCGGCGCTGGCTGAAGAGGCGTTGAAAACCGACTGGGTGATGGACCAGATCCTCAAGCGCTGA
- a CDS encoding Dyp-type peroxidase, which translates to MSYYQPGILATPVPPHARHMFFALESVDALPAALQSLQTLVDGKSAVVGFGKSLVQAMHGQIEGLRAFPALTGVGVDNPSTQHALWCWLHGVDRGELLNRSHAIEAALAPAFRLVQMNETFRHLTGHDLTGYEDGTENPHDEAAVAAALTREGADGMVGGSFAAIQQWQHDLKGFNAMASHEKDDIMGRRLSDNEELDDAPIYAHVKRTAQESFTPEAFVVRRSMPWIEGDRAGLMFLAFGFSLDAFEAQLRRMSGLEDGITDGLYRMSRPITGGYYWCPPLKDGHLDLRALRID; encoded by the coding sequence ATGAGTTATTACCAGCCGGGCATTCTCGCCACCCCAGTTCCGCCTCACGCCCGTCATATGTTCTTCGCCCTCGAATCTGTCGACGCATTGCCGGCGGCCCTGCAAAGCCTGCAAACCCTGGTAGACGGCAAATCGGCGGTGGTCGGTTTCGGCAAATCCCTGGTGCAAGCCATGCATGGCCAGATTGAAGGCCTGCGTGCCTTCCCGGCGTTGACCGGGGTTGGCGTCGACAACCCGTCGACCCAGCACGCGCTCTGGTGCTGGCTGCATGGTGTGGATCGCGGTGAGTTGCTCAATCGCAGCCACGCCATCGAAGCGGCGCTGGCCCCGGCGTTTCGCCTGGTGCAAATGAACGAGACGTTCCGCCACCTCACCGGCCACGACCTGACCGGCTACGAAGACGGCACCGAAAACCCCCACGACGAAGCCGCCGTGGCTGCCGCCCTGACTCGCGAAGGCGCAGACGGCATGGTCGGTGGCAGCTTCGCCGCGATCCAGCAATGGCAGCACGACCTCAAGGGCTTCAACGCCATGGCGTCCCATGAAAAGGACGACATCATGGGCCGCCGCCTGAGCGACAACGAAGAGCTCGACGACGCGCCGATCTACGCCCACGTCAAACGCACCGCCCAGGAAAGTTTCACCCCCGAAGCCTTCGTGGTGCGCCGTTCGATGCCGTGGATCGAAGGTGATCGCGCCGGCCTGATGTTCCTCGCCTTCGGTTTTTCCCTCGACGCCTTCGAAGCCCAGCTGCGACGCATGAGCGGTCTGGAAGACGGCATCACCGACGGCCTGTATCGCATGAGCCGGCCAATCACCGGCGGCTACTACTGGTGCCCGCCGCTCAAGGACGGTCACCTGGACCTGCGCGCTTTGCGCATCGATTAA